Part of the bacterium genome is shown below.
AAATCATCCATGCTAATGCCCAATGCGCCTGCCATTTCAGTATCAGTAGCCTGCCGTTTTAATTCGTTTTCCAGTTCACTGCAGGTCGCCTCCAGTTGTCTTGCCTTCTGCCTGACTGAACGCGGGACCCAGTCTAACGCCCTTAATTCATCCAGGATCGCTCCTCTCACGCGCGAGATAGCATATGTTTTAAATTTTATGCCCCTGTCCGGGTCAAATTTCTCGATTGCATCCATAAGCCCGATTATACCGCAGCTTACGAGATCGTCCGATTCGCTGTTCGGTTTATATGTCGGCAGGCACATCTCAATACGGCTGACAACATATTTAACAAGATACATATATTTTTTAATAATCACCTCTTTAACCCTGTAATCTTTTCTTTTTTTATACCGGTTCCATAAGTCATCATCCTCTTCCAAAACAGGATTCTGGTCCTTGGCAGAAAAAAACAGTTTTGAAATGTTTTTCATCTAATTGATCCTCCCTTCTGAATTTTTTATTTTCTTTTTACCCAATTCCAAAAGTTCCTCTTCATTTCTTACTGATTTTGGATCAACGTCAAGCCAAAAAAATAAATCCAGTGCCGCCCTGCATATTTCGCTGTCATTAAGCTGTATCCCGTCTATATTCCCGCTGTGGAACGCGTATTCTCTTAATTTTTTTATTTGATCAATACGTAATTGGATATTTTTCTGCCGGATCTTAAAAA
Proteins encoded:
- a CDS encoding FliA/WhiG family RNA polymerase sigma factor, coding for MKNISKLFFSAKDQNPVLEEDDDLWNRYKKRKDYRVKEVIIKKYMYLVKYVVSRIEMCLPTYKPNSESDDLVSCGIIGLMDAIEKFDPDRGIKFKTYAISRVRGAILDELRALDWVPRSVRQKARQLEATCSELENELKRQATDTEMAGALGISMDDFYNLVTKVNNTAVVSLDKFWTVKDDDQAVQMLDLVEDFKIPNPEEESESQEKKEVLQQAIERLPERERTVVSLYYFEELTLKQIGDLLDVSESRVSQMHTKAILRLKGKLSKVKDDLVA